One Siniperca chuatsi isolate FFG_IHB_CAS linkage group LG5, ASM2008510v1, whole genome shotgun sequence DNA window includes the following coding sequences:
- the LOC122876948 gene encoding pre-mRNA 3'-end-processing factor FIP1-like produces the protein MNPPMINSTNSVSTTKRKREAERSVNWTVEETQVLLCAWSDERIQKSLAENLRNRHVFKHLSARMSEMGFSRSPHQCRLRVKTLKANYVRAKLQRSVDSSQPCTFKYFAEMDAVLGRRAEGGEGGPYFVSPERMAEHHLDSIDRTGSIPPDLNSSTEISGHHFSSLERTGRQRLSSLEERGGRQSWQFDSEVKLEDREDSTDEFEFSNTGFSQRPRDRGHEVYLESPIHHEIGGTLMENSFSTPSPHVVPPPPPPAPPPLTHSTASPLPAPPDPSPNTLPTSGHHHPESTCLEPDLRHLSECFQQLVSETRGLLVQLERQRQEQARWHQELLVQWLQREERRQRETAEREERREKARMEHEIRVLELLTSLTREHRCKCGGSQTVAETPSGPNHTANKDGN, from the exons ATGAATCCTCCGATGATCAACTCGACCAACTCCGTTTCAACGACCAAAA GAAAACGAGAAGCCGAGCGCTCAGTTAACTGGACGGTGGAGGAAACACAGGTGCTGCTGTGCGCCTGGAGTGACGAGCGCATCCAGAAGAGTTTGGCAGAAAACCTTCGCAACCGCCATGTCTTCAAACACCTCTCAGCCCGCATGAGTGAAATGGGTTTCTCTCGGAGTCCACACCAGTGCCGACTTCGGGTCAAAACTCTGAAGGCTAACTATGTGAGAGCCAAACTACAGAGGAGCGTTGACAGCTCGCAGCCATGCACTTTTAAATACTTTGCAGAGATGGATGCTGTGTTGGGCCGGAGggcagaaggaggagaaggagggccCTATTTTGTTTCTCCAGAGCGGATGGCAGAGCATCACCTTGACTCCATTGACAGGACAGGAAGTATCCCGCCAGATTTAAATTCTAGTACAGAGATTAGTGGACACCATTTTAGTTCCTTGGAGAGGACAGGAAGACAACGTTTGAGCTCtttagaggagagaggaggccgTCAGTCCTGGCAGTTCGACTCTGAAGTCAAGTTGGAGGACAGAGAAGATTCAACAGATGAGTTTGAGTTCAGCAATACAGGATTCTCACAGCGCCCGAGAGACAGAGGGCATGAAGTTTATCTGGAATCACCCATCCATCATGAAATTGGTG GTACACTAATGGAAAACAGCTTTAGTACTCCTTCCCCACATGTAgtaccacctccacctccacctgctcctcctcctcttaccCACTCCACAGCCTCACCTCTACCTGCACCCCCAGATCCAAGCCCAAACACCCTCCCCACCTCTGGCCACCATCACCCTGAGTCCACCTGCCTGGAACCCGACCTCAGGCACCTGTCGGAGTGCTTCCAGCAGCTGGTGTCGGAGACCCGGGGCCTGCTGGTGCAGCTGGAGCGTCAGCGGCAGGAGCAGGCTCGCTGGCATCAGGAGCTCTTGGTCCAGTGGCTGCAGAGGGAGGAGCGCCGGCAGAGGGAGACggctgagagagaggagaggagggagaaagctCGCATGGAGCATGAGATCAGAGTCTTGGAGCTCCTCACAAGTCTAACTAGAGAACACAGGTGTAAATGTGGAGGCAGCCAGACTGTAGCCGAGACACCTTCTGGTCCAAATCATACCGCGAACAAAGACGGAAATTAG